GGAAGCGGGGACTCCTGGGGGGGTGACGGCTGCCCCACACCCGTCCATCCCTCCGTGTGTCCGCCCAGGGATGAGTGGCGCGGGGGGGGCCGTGATGGCGGAGGGCAGCGCGCTGGAGCGGCCAGGCCTGGACAGGGCGGCGGGAGAGGAATTCCTGCGGGAGGCCTTCGAGGTGCTGCTGGATGAGGCTGTCCGCAAGGGCACGGACACGGCCCTCAAGGTGCGGGGCCGgcatgggggtggggggtggggggggcgtCCCTGAGCCCCTcccgg
The window above is part of the Oxyura jamaicensis isolate SHBP4307 breed ruddy duck unplaced genomic scaffold, BPBGC_Ojam_1.0 oxyUn_random_OJ69504, whole genome shotgun sequence genome. Proteins encoded here:
- the LOC118159299 gene encoding cysteine sulfinic acid decarboxylase-like, with the protein product MAEGSALERPGLDRAAGEEFLREAFEVLLDEAVRKGTDTALKVCDWREPRELRALLDLELRSHGEPPPAPAAALPRHRPLQR